One Gloeobacter morelensis MG652769 DNA window includes the following coding sequences:
- a CDS encoding GumC family protein → MSSVVAIGRRHWRPLLVLNGVLLAATVGIALFYPRTWTATAQLILPNTSSNLSASLGPLGNLQQQGLTFSSEINPTGIQSNILMSEDVLRPVWLQDPEREQKFERLEQYSKLFKSKAGDQSTILDFEAKGSSPELARQRAEAVLKSYQQRLNDLRIDDANRRDHFSREEMQRAKDELQKAQLALSQYKQSTGLVDADEQTRGLVTALNALRSTQTLTLAQAEASTQRASSLERAVGMNLQRATAALNLGEDKGLQVLRQRLADVETQLAQARGLYTDKNLRVKSLELQREELMGKIKQQVDGIVPDAANVNTSLGGNNYRDSRIDLILQLIQAQAEGGAQRRQAERLQGRIDSIEAQLRALAPRQSQLRELTRRYEIAEGVYRGLVAQVQQAKVNAFDAYPNVQILDAPAVDSKPSPRGWVVALGGLLAMLSGSVALALWLERRNPLLALRELEGTGLPVLARIPKLKEFAALSAQAEEFRQLASVVSLLPLENRRLMITSSGVGEGKTTVTLGLAKALRELGFRVLVVDADFRQAGLGRRLQVDEQGSQPVALAPSLNFLPARLPDSGMSVGEYIARGQFVRYLDELEQTGGYDYILLDTAPEDLVAETKLIAAAIRNVLFVVRSGVSNRDSVNSSLYTLQRFGSSISLVINGSESVKDAYRYRYERPALQSAADS, encoded by the coding sequence ATGAGTAGTGTCGTTGCGATTGGCCGTCGTCACTGGCGTCCTCTGCTGGTGCTCAATGGTGTTTTGCTGGCTGCGACGGTGGGTATAGCTTTGTTCTACCCACGCACTTGGACTGCGACCGCCCAATTGATTTTGCCGAATACCAGCAGCAATTTAAGTGCCAGCCTTGGTCCGCTTGGTAACCTGCAGCAGCAAGGGCTGACCTTTTCAAGCGAAATCAACCCCACTGGGATTCAGTCGAACATTTTGATGAGTGAGGATGTCCTGCGGCCGGTTTGGTTGCAAGATCCGGAGCGTGAGCAGAAGTTCGAGCGCTTGGAGCAGTATTCTAAGCTCTTTAAAAGCAAAGCCGGAGACCAATCGACCATTCTGGATTTTGAAGCTAAAGGTTCAAGCCCCGAGCTGGCAAGACAGAGAGCTGAGGCGGTGCTGAAGTCCTACCAGCAGCGCCTCAACGATTTGCGCATTGACGACGCTAATCGCCGCGATCACTTTAGCCGCGAAGAAATGCAACGGGCCAAAGACGAGCTGCAAAAAGCTCAGCTTGCCCTTTCTCAGTACAAGCAATCCACAGGCCTAGTTGACGCCGACGAGCAGACGCGCGGCCTGGTGACGGCCCTCAACGCACTTCGCTCCACGCAAACTTTGACCTTAGCCCAGGCGGAAGCGTCTACCCAGCGCGCCAGCAGCCTGGAGCGCGCCGTCGGGATGAATCTGCAGCGGGCGACGGCTGCCCTCAACCTTGGCGAAGACAAAGGCCTCCAGGTACTGCGTCAGAGGTTGGCCGATGTTGAAACCCAGCTTGCCCAGGCCCGAGGGCTCTACACCGACAAAAATCTGCGGGTTAAATCCCTGGAGCTGCAGCGCGAGGAGCTGATGGGCAAAATTAAGCAACAAGTCGACGGCATCGTGCCCGATGCTGCCAATGTCAACACCTCGCTAGGCGGCAACAACTACCGAGATTCGCGCATCGATTTGATTTTGCAGCTGATTCAGGCGCAGGCGGAAGGGGGTGCCCAACGTCGGCAGGCCGAACGCCTTCAAGGAAGGATAGACTCCATCGAGGCACAGCTGCGCGCTCTTGCCCCCCGCCAGAGCCAGCTGCGGGAGTTGACCCGGCGCTACGAAATTGCCGAAGGCGTCTACAGGGGGCTGGTGGCCCAGGTGCAGCAGGCCAAGGTAAATGCCTTCGACGCCTATCCGAATGTGCAGATTCTCGACGCGCCGGCGGTGGACTCCAAACCAAGCCCGAGGGGCTGGGTCGTCGCCCTGGGGGGGCTACTGGCGATGCTATCCGGCAGCGTCGCTCTGGCATTGTGGCTGGAACGGCGCAATCCGTTGCTGGCGCTGCGAGAACTCGAAGGTACCGGTCTGCCGGTGCTCGCACGCATTCCAAAGCTCAAAGAATTCGCGGCACTGAGCGCTCAGGCGGAAGAATTCCGGCAGCTGGCCTCAGTGGTCAGCTTGCTCCCCCTGGAGAACCGGCGGCTGATGATCACCAGTTCCGGCGTCGGCGAAGGCAAAACGACGGTCACCCTTGGCCTGGCTAAGGCGTTGCGCGAACTGGGCTTTCGGGTGCTGGTGGTCGATGCCGATTTCCGACAGGCTGGACTGGGGCGGCGGCTGCAGGTGGACGAGCAAGGTAGCCAACCGGTGGCCCTGGCACCGTCGCTGAACTTTTTGCCGGCACGGTTGCCGGATTCGGGCATGTCCGTAGGCGAGTACATTGCCCGAGGCCAGTTTGTCCGCTACCTAGATGAACTTGAGCAGACCGGCGGCTACGACTACATTCTGCTGGATACGGCCCCAGAGGATCTAGTGGCGGAGACCAAGCTCATCGCTGCGGCGATCCGCAATGTGCTGTTTGTCGTGCGCTCGGGGGTCAGCAATCGCGACTCGGTTAACAGCAGTCTTTATACATTGCAGCGCTTTGGCAGCAGCATTAGCTTGGTCATCAACGGCAGCGAATCTGTAAAAGACGCCTACCGCTATCGCTACGAGCGCCCAGCCCTTCAGTCGGCAGCCGATTCCTAA
- a CDS encoding polysaccharide biosynthesis/export family protein, with translation MQMRNWRAWMVQPGLLALWSASALVGSASAMTLSAYDRVSVTVVNGEEFSSAGDQGFVVSADGNIFVPQLGRIPAAGREEAELQQELAQRLREYIRVPDVHVRLLSMSSVAVDVSGAVYRPGLVTLQPPASVATKLEVGAVRTVYNAIKEAGGVRPDANLAQIELERNGQRTRLPLGQDVPVISGDRIVVASLGPGQYEMANLPSQLAPEQITVYVSGQDLPSNAVGPVKVRPGTTLAGALTAAGGSGESFLRGGRQVTLIRTDPTNSQRTAQNFPVAQVMDGTNDPKLLQDDSIVVNAGSPANAEGFLSLIQPLLMPFVWLFR, from the coding sequence ATGCAAATGCGCAACTGGCGTGCGTGGATGGTCCAGCCTGGTTTGCTGGCCCTCTGGAGCGCATCGGCGCTGGTCGGGTCGGCTTCAGCGATGACCCTGAGCGCCTACGACCGGGTCTCGGTGACCGTGGTAAACGGCGAAGAGTTCAGTTCCGCGGGTGACCAGGGCTTCGTAGTCAGTGCCGACGGCAACATCTTTGTTCCACAGCTGGGTCGCATTCCGGCAGCGGGTCGCGAGGAAGCCGAGTTGCAGCAGGAGCTTGCCCAGCGGCTGCGCGAGTACATTCGCGTGCCCGATGTGCACGTGCGTCTGCTGTCGATGAGTTCGGTCGCCGTCGACGTCAGCGGTGCCGTCTACCGGCCCGGTCTGGTGACCTTGCAGCCGCCCGCTTCAGTGGCCACCAAGCTGGAAGTTGGAGCGGTACGCACAGTTTACAACGCCATTAAAGAGGCGGGGGGGGTGCGCCCCGACGCAAACCTGGCCCAAATCGAACTGGAGCGCAACGGCCAGCGCACGCGTCTGCCCCTGGGGCAGGATGTCCCGGTGATTAGTGGCGATCGCATCGTCGTCGCAAGTCTTGGCCCGGGGCAGTACGAGATGGCCAACCTGCCTTCGCAGTTGGCCCCTGAGCAGATTACCGTCTACGTCTCCGGTCAGGATCTACCCAGCAATGCGGTCGGCCCGGTCAAAGTCCGGCCCGGCACCACCCTGGCGGGAGCGCTCACTGCGGCGGGCGGTTCGGGCGAGTCTTTCTTGCGCGGTGGTCGCCAGGTGACTTTGATTCGCACCGATCCAACCAATAGCCAGCGCACGGCCCAGAATTTCCCCGTCGCCCAGGTGATGGATGGCACCAACGATCCCAAGCTGCTCCAGGACGACAGCATCGTGGTCAACGCCGGCTCCCCGGCCAACGCCGAAGGATTTCTGAGCTTGATCCAACCGTTGCTGATGCCCTTCGTGTGGCTGTTCCGTTAG
- a CDS encoding tyrosine-type recombinase/integrase, protein MSCLDHFWDYLERERRLQPATCRAYRCDLKQWFGYLQTANPLEARPEQLRSYLVQLGERGLGPGTLRRKRSSLRVFYGFLHRQGVIAADPAAALPTETSRVPGPPPLRPQQLEVLLGALGDDAFGVCHRALILALYAGGLRSGEVSAANLENLDWERALWRLPQRDVLLDPRLYAALLDYLRCGRPGLATSIAERALFISRRGHRLSVRALQAHLARCGVTAQQLRNSYAAHLLEGGADPVDVQALLGLRSTQAAAGRQGNAAQGLRRVYDLAHPRSGLHKK, encoded by the coding sequence GTGAGTTGCCTCGACCATTTTTGGGATTATCTGGAGCGCGAGCGTCGGCTGCAGCCTGCCACCTGCCGGGCCTATCGCTGCGATCTCAAACAATGGTTCGGCTATCTCCAAACGGCCAATCCCCTCGAAGCGCGGCCGGAGCAGTTGCGAAGCTATCTTGTCCAGCTTGGCGAGCGGGGGCTCGGCCCCGGCACGTTGCGCCGCAAGCGCAGCAGCCTGCGGGTGTTCTATGGGTTTTTGCACCGGCAGGGCGTCATCGCTGCCGATCCGGCGGCGGCTTTGCCCACAGAGACCTCGCGTGTGCCCGGGCCGCCGCCGTTGCGCCCGCAGCAATTGGAAGTCCTGCTGGGTGCGTTGGGCGATGACGCCTTCGGTGTATGCCATCGGGCCTTGATTCTGGCCCTGTATGCGGGTGGATTGCGTTCAGGGGAGGTGAGTGCAGCCAACCTGGAGAACCTGGACTGGGAGCGCGCGCTGTGGCGGCTGCCGCAGCGCGACGTCCTGCTGGATCCGCGCTTGTATGCGGCCCTCCTGGACTACCTTCGGTGTGGTAGGCCAGGTTTGGCGACCAGTATCGCCGAGCGGGCTTTGTTTATCTCTCGGCGCGGTCATCGCTTGAGCGTGCGTGCCCTGCAGGCACACCTGGCCCGCTGCGGAGTCACTGCACAGCAGCTGCGCAACAGTTACGCCGCCCACCTGCTGGAGGGGGGAGCCGATCCGGTAGACGTGCAGGCGCTACTGGGCCTGCGCTCGACCCAGGCCGCTGCAGGCCGACAAGGCAACGCCGCCCAGGGCCTTCGGCGCGTCTACGATCTGGCCCATCCGCGCAGCGGTCTCCACAAAAAATAA
- the pstB gene encoding phosphate ABC transporter ATP-binding protein PstB — protein MSSEQLQADQVPTKAGTAYKVRNMAFFYGTKKALDNINVDLPAKSVTAIIGPSGCGKSTFIKALNRIAEAETKVRIDGQIELFGQNIYDPKVNITRLRRRVGMVFQRPNPFPMTIYDNITYGPRVFGFKGNYDEIVETSLRKAALWNEVKDKVKTSALGLSGGQQQRLCIARSLAVNPDVLLMDEPCSALDPIATLRIEELIETLRDQFTIIIVTHNMQQAGRVSQNTLFFNTDESRIGQLVENGPTKEIFFSPKDKRTEDYISGRFG, from the coding sequence ATGAGCAGTGAGCAGCTTCAAGCCGATCAGGTGCCCACCAAGGCCGGTACCGCCTACAAAGTGCGCAACATGGCCTTTTTCTACGGCACCAAGAAGGCCCTCGATAATATCAACGTCGATCTGCCTGCCAAGTCGGTGACGGCGATTATCGGCCCCTCCGGCTGTGGCAAATCCACCTTTATCAAGGCCCTCAACCGCATCGCCGAGGCGGAGACCAAAGTGCGCATCGACGGGCAAATCGAACTGTTTGGTCAAAACATTTACGATCCCAAAGTCAACATCACCCGTCTGCGCCGCCGCGTCGGCATGGTCTTCCAGCGGCCCAACCCGTTTCCGATGACCATCTACGACAACATCACCTACGGGCCGCGGGTGTTTGGATTTAAGGGCAACTACGACGAAATCGTCGAGACGAGCCTGCGCAAAGCCGCCCTCTGGAACGAAGTCAAAGACAAAGTCAAGACTTCAGCCCTCGGTCTTTCGGGTGGCCAGCAGCAGCGTCTGTGCATCGCCCGCTCCCTGGCGGTCAATCCCGACGTGCTTTTGATGGACGAACCGTGCTCGGCCCTCGACCCGATCGCTACGCTGCGCATTGAAGAACTGATCGAGACACTGCGCGATCAGTTCACGATTATCATCGTGACCCACAACATGCAGCAGGCGGGTCGCGTCTCCCAGAACACCCTGTTTTTCAACACCGACGAGAGCCGTATCGGCCAACTGGTCGAAAATGGTCCCACCAAGGAGATCTTCTTCTCTCCCAAGGACAAGCGCACCGAGGATTATATCTCCGGTCGCTTCGGTTGA
- the pstA gene encoding phosphate ABC transporter permease PstA → MTTSLRPEPPVSDDLTSPLEPGRALFTTSMTTLSVVFTFFAIIPLFSVLIYVLIQGFSSLSLDIFTELPAPAGTPGGGFGNAIQGTLLMVGIAALISVPFGVLSGIFLSEYARDDRGIIEVIRFGVNVLAGVPSIVIGVFAYGVVVLSTKTFSAYAGGFALAILMLPIIVRTTEEALKLVPWELRLGSLGLGADRFNTIARVIVPAALPGIITGVMLAVSRAAGETAPLLFTALFSQYWIDKVGQPTASLAVLIFNYATTPYADLQRKAWGASLLLLILVLAISIISRYVFRRRF, encoded by the coding sequence ATGACAACCTCCCTTAGGCCCGAACCGCCGGTTTCCGACGATCTGACAAGCCCGCTCGAACCGGGCCGGGCACTGTTTACGACCAGCATGACCACCCTGTCGGTCGTCTTCACGTTCTTTGCGATCATCCCGCTTTTCTCGGTACTGATCTACGTGCTCATCCAGGGTTTCTCCTCTTTGAGCCTGGACATCTTCACCGAGTTGCCCGCCCCGGCCGGCACCCCCGGCGGCGGCTTCGGCAACGCCATTCAGGGCACGCTGCTGATGGTGGGAATTGCCGCACTGATCAGCGTCCCGTTCGGGGTACTTTCGGGTATTTTCCTTTCTGAGTACGCCCGCGACGATCGGGGGATCATCGAAGTGATCCGCTTCGGGGTCAACGTTCTGGCCGGCGTGCCTTCGATCGTGATCGGTGTATTCGCCTACGGTGTGGTGGTGCTCTCCACCAAGACCTTCTCGGCCTACGCGGGAGGCTTTGCCCTCGCCATCTTGATGCTGCCCATCATCGTGCGTACAACCGAAGAGGCGCTCAAACTGGTGCCCTGGGAGTTGCGTCTGGGCTCGCTGGGGTTAGGGGCCGATCGCTTCAACACGATCGCCCGGGTGATCGTCCCGGCGGCCCTGCCGGGGATCATCACCGGCGTGATGCTCGCGGTCTCCCGCGCCGCCGGTGAGACGGCACCGCTGCTGTTTACGGCGCTATTCAGCCAATACTGGATTGACAAGGTGGGCCAGCCGACCGCTTCGCTGGCAGTGTTAATCTTTAACTACGCGACCACACCCTACGCAGATTTGCAACGAAAGGCGTGGGGAGCTTCCCTCCTGCTACTGATCTTGGTGCTGGCCATCAGCATCATCTCCCGTTATGTCTTCCGTCGTCGTTTCTAA
- the pstC gene encoding phosphate ABC transporter permease subunit PstC, with amino-acid sequence MQTQPSNQLEAPENLTVGGGSLQPDTIARGVFLVAALAVVGTLFWMAFVVARDALPAISKFGLGFLVNSTWDPVVEEFGGLTFVFGTIASSAIAMLLAVPVGLGIAIFLTEDFLPEWILTPIAFMVELLAAIPSVVYGLWGIFVMIPIVRAVETFLNQTLGWIQIGGKSIFGVPYGPGLLTAGVLLAIMILPTIASISRDVLKAIPRSLRNGSLALGATRWETIFRVLLPAASSGVVGACILGLGRALGETMAVTMVIGNTPQIDTSIFAPAYTIAALLANEFAEANTAVHIGALFFAALLLFLITLLVNIVAELIVRRVSLERN; translated from the coding sequence ATGCAGACGCAACCATCGAACCAGCTCGAAGCTCCCGAGAACCTGACCGTCGGCGGGGGTTCTTTACAACCCGACACCATCGCCCGCGGTGTGTTCCTGGTGGCGGCCCTGGCCGTCGTCGGCACCCTCTTCTGGATGGCGTTCGTGGTCGCTCGCGATGCACTGCCCGCCATCTCCAAATTCGGCCTCGGTTTTCTGGTCAACTCGACCTGGGATCCGGTCGTCGAGGAGTTTGGCGGGCTCACCTTCGTCTTCGGGACGATCGCCAGTTCCGCCATCGCCATGCTTCTGGCGGTGCCGGTGGGCCTGGGAATTGCGATCTTCTTGACTGAGGACTTTCTGCCGGAGTGGATACTCACTCCCATCGCCTTCATGGTCGAGTTGCTGGCGGCCATCCCAAGCGTCGTCTACGGGCTGTGGGGCATCTTCGTAATGATCCCGATCGTCCGCGCAGTCGAAACGTTCTTAAATCAAACCCTGGGCTGGATCCAGATTGGCGGCAAATCGATCTTCGGTGTGCCCTATGGGCCGGGCCTGCTCACGGCGGGCGTGCTGCTGGCCATCATGATCTTGCCCACCATCGCCTCCATCAGCCGCGACGTGCTCAAGGCGATCCCGCGCAGTTTGCGCAACGGCTCGCTGGCCCTCGGCGCCACCCGCTGGGAGACCATTTTCCGGGTACTTCTGCCTGCGGCCTCCTCGGGGGTGGTCGGCGCCTGCATCCTGGGCCTGGGCCGCGCCCTGGGCGAGACGATGGCCGTCACCATGGTCATCGGCAACACGCCGCAAATCGACACGTCGATCTTTGCCCCCGCCTACACGATCGCTGCTTTGCTTGCCAATGAGTTTGCGGAGGCCAACACTGCGGTGCACATCGGCGCGCTGTTTTTCGCAGCTCTGCTGCTGTTTTTGATCACACTGTTGGTCAATATCGTTGCCGAGTTGATCGTGCGCAGAGTCTCGCTGGAGCGCAACTAA
- the pstS gene encoding phosphate ABC transporter substrate-binding protein PstS — translation MQTNKWTRRAFVSVVALASLASPLLTQVAHALTLSGAGATFPQPLYEKWFFEYNKKNPDVKISYQGIGSGGGINQITNKTVDFGASDAAMNDEQLAKVGGASKMLMLPMTAGAVAITYNLPGVKSGLRITRVALTDIYLGKVTKWNDPAIASVNRDVKLPDLPIAVVRRSDSSGTTFIFTNHLSAIKSSDWSEKVGKGTSVKWPTGIGAKGNQGVSAQVQQTPGAIGYVEYAYATENNLPVAAVENREGKFVLPTVKATEAALDGTKYPENFRVFIEDPDGASSYPIVGLTWLLVYKEGNDKAKAAELKKFVNWALTEGQQYVEPLNYTPLPAAVSKNVMKAAEQIK, via the coding sequence ATGCAGACCAACAAGTGGACCCGCAGGGCTTTTGTTTCGGTAGTGGCTCTGGCTTCACTCGCTTCTCCCCTGTTGACGCAGGTCGCCCACGCCCTGACCCTTAGCGGCGCCGGCGCGACGTTCCCGCAACCGCTCTATGAAAAGTGGTTCTTCGAGTACAACAAGAAGAACCCCGATGTCAAAATCAGCTACCAGGGCATCGGCAGCGGCGGCGGCATCAACCAGATCACCAACAAAACGGTCGATTTCGGCGCTTCGGACGCCGCGATGAACGACGAGCAACTGGCCAAGGTCGGCGGCGCCTCAAAGATGCTGATGTTGCCCATGACCGCCGGTGCGGTGGCTATCACCTACAACCTGCCCGGTGTGAAGTCGGGTCTGCGGATCACCCGCGTAGCCCTGACCGATATCTACCTGGGCAAGGTCACCAAGTGGAACGACCCGGCCATCGCCTCGGTCAACCGCGACGTCAAGCTGCCGGATCTGCCCATCGCCGTGGTGCGCCGCTCCGACAGCTCCGGCACAACGTTTATCTTCACCAACCACCTGTCGGCGATCAAATCCTCCGATTGGTCCGAGAAAGTCGGCAAGGGCACCTCGGTGAAGTGGCCCACCGGCATCGGCGCCAAGGGCAATCAGGGTGTCTCAGCCCAGGTCCAGCAGACGCCCGGAGCGATCGGCTACGTCGAGTACGCCTACGCCACCGAGAACAACTTGCCGGTAGCCGCGGTCGAAAACCGCGAAGGCAAGTTCGTGCTGCCGACGGTAAAGGCGACTGAGGCCGCCCTCGACGGGACCAAGTACCCCGAAAATTTCCGCGTCTTCATCGAAGATCCGGACGGGGCCAGTTCCTACCCGATCGTGGGCCTCACCTGGCTGCTGGTGTACAAAGAAGGCAACGACAAGGCCAAGGCCGCTGAACTGAAAAAGTTCGTCAACTGGGCCTTGACTGAAGGGCAACAGTACGTCGAGCCCCTCAATTACACCCCGCTGCCTGCCGCCGTCTCCAAAAACGTCATGAAGGCGGCCGAGCAGATCAAGTAA
- the surE gene encoding 5'/3'-nucleotidase SurE, giving the protein MRILVSNDDGILAQGIRTLANTLHRAGHTVTVVCPDRERSATGHALTMHKPLRAEAVDNLFEPGLTAWAINGTPSDSVKLGLDALLGERPDLVVSGINCGANLGSDVLYSGTVSAAMEGTIEGLPSIAVSLASRIRCDFQPAADFLVRFVRALEGQPLPEAFLLNVNVPALPESEILGARVCRLGMRRYRDQFVKRVDPRGVNYYWLAGEVIESEEAPDSDVVAVREGCIAITPLKYDLTYEPGIGLLGARPWEKIFGPLAGG; this is encoded by the coding sequence ATGCGCATTCTTGTCAGCAACGACGACGGTATCCTCGCCCAGGGTATCCGCACCCTGGCCAATACCCTGCACCGCGCCGGTCATACCGTGACGGTGGTCTGCCCGGATCGGGAGCGCTCCGCCACCGGGCATGCCCTCACGATGCACAAACCCCTGCGCGCCGAAGCGGTCGACAACCTCTTCGAGCCGGGGCTGACGGCCTGGGCGATCAACGGCACCCCCTCCGACTCGGTGAAGCTGGGTCTTGACGCGCTGCTGGGCGAACGACCCGACTTGGTCGTCTCGGGGATCAATTGCGGAGCGAATTTGGGTTCGGATGTCCTGTACTCGGGTACGGTCTCGGCGGCCATGGAAGGGACGATCGAAGGCTTGCCGAGCATTGCCGTTTCGCTCGCAAGCCGCATCCGCTGTGACTTTCAGCCGGCGGCCGATTTTTTGGTGCGCTTTGTGCGCGCTCTGGAGGGGCAACCGCTGCCGGAGGCGTTCTTGCTCAACGTCAATGTGCCGGCCCTTCCGGAAAGTGAGATTCTCGGCGCGCGCGTCTGCCGTCTGGGGATGCGCCGCTACCGCGACCAGTTCGTCAAGCGCGTCGATCCGCGCGGGGTCAACTATTACTGGCTGGCCGGGGAGGTGATCGAATCGGAGGAGGCCCCCGACAGCGATGTGGTCGCCGTGCGCGAGGGCTGTATCGCGATCACCCCGCTCAAGTACGACCTCACCTACGAGCCCGGGATCGGCTTACTGGGCGCCCGGCCGTGGGAGAAAATCTTCGGTCCCCTCGCAGGCGGCTAG
- the glmU gene encoding bifunctional UDP-N-acetylglucosamine diphosphorylase/glucosamine-1-phosphate N-acetyltransferase GlmU has protein sequence MSGQLAAIVLAAGKGTRMRSTLPKVLHPLAGSTILERVLAALGELALAECFIVVGQGADLVRGRIARPGVQFVEQTEQRGTGHAVQQVIPHLEGFEGEVLVLNGDAPLLRPSTVAHLVEKHRSFGADATILAARIADPGGYGRVFLGAEGRVRQVIEDRDCTEEQRRNDLINGGVYCFRWPALSAVLPALSAANDQGELYLPDALPMLTHVRAVAVEDPQEIFGINDRVQLAQASRILNERALVRLMLSGVTIVDPLRVTIDETVEIEPDVVIEPETHLRGATRIASGCRIGPGALLEDTVVGTGTEILYSVLRRSRVGAHSTVGPYSHLRSGADVGSHCRVGNFVEIKNATIGDHTNAAHLSYVGDARVGERVNFGAGTIVVNYDGKHKHHTEIGDGVRTGANSCLVAPLKLGDGVTVAAGSTVTEDVPSGLVIARSRQVVKPNWQPPYERTEEG, from the coding sequence ATGAGCGGGCAGTTGGCAGCGATTGTACTGGCGGCGGGCAAAGGCACCCGCATGCGCTCCACCCTGCCGAAGGTGCTGCATCCCCTGGCGGGCAGCACCATCCTCGAACGGGTGCTCGCCGCGTTGGGCGAATTGGCATTGGCCGAATGCTTCATTGTCGTGGGCCAGGGGGCCGATCTGGTGCGCGGACGCATCGCCCGTCCGGGGGTCCAGTTTGTGGAGCAAACCGAACAGCGGGGCACCGGGCATGCTGTCCAGCAGGTGATCCCGCACCTGGAGGGCTTCGAAGGTGAAGTCCTGGTGCTCAACGGCGACGCGCCGCTGTTGCGGCCCAGCACGGTTGCCCATCTGGTCGAAAAACACCGCAGCTTCGGGGCCGACGCCACGATTCTCGCCGCCCGGATCGCCGATCCGGGTGGCTATGGCCGGGTGTTCCTCGGCGCCGAGGGCCGGGTGCGCCAGGTGATCGAAGATCGCGACTGTACCGAGGAGCAGCGCCGCAATGACTTAATCAACGGCGGAGTCTACTGCTTTCGATGGCCGGCGCTATCGGCGGTATTGCCTGCATTGAGCGCCGCCAACGACCAGGGCGAGCTGTACCTGCCGGACGCACTGCCGATGCTCACCCACGTGCGCGCCGTCGCCGTGGAAGACCCCCAGGAGATCTTCGGCATCAACGATCGGGTGCAACTGGCCCAGGCGAGCCGCATCCTCAATGAGCGCGCGCTGGTGCGGTTGATGCTCTCGGGGGTGACCATCGTCGACCCGCTGCGGGTCACCATCGACGAGACCGTCGAAATCGAACCGGACGTGGTGATCGAGCCGGAGACCCACCTGCGCGGCGCCACCCGCATCGCGAGCGGCTGCCGCATCGGTCCTGGGGCCCTGCTGGAGGATACGGTTGTGGGGACGGGCACCGAAATTCTGTACTCGGTCCTGCGCCGTTCGCGCGTGGGAGCGCACTCCACCGTCGGCCCGTACTCGCACCTGCGGTCCGGCGCCGATGTCGGCTCCCACTGCCGGGTCGGCAACTTTGTCGAGATCAAAAACGCCACCATCGGCGATCACACCAACGCGGCGCACTTGAGCTATGTGGGCGACGCGAGGGTCGGCGAGCGGGTCAACTTCGGCGCCGGCACGATCGTGGTCAACTACGACGGCAAACACAAGCACCACACCGAGATCGGCGACGGGGTGCGTACCGGCGCCAACTCCTGCCTGGTGGCCCCGCTCAAACTGGGCGACGGGGTGACCGTCGCCGCCGGCTCCACCGTCACCGAGGATGTGCCCTCCGGATTGGTAATCGCCCGCAGCCGCCAGGTGGTCAAGCCCAACTGGCAGCCCCCTTACGAGCGCACCGAGGAAGGCTAG
- the purS gene encoding phosphoribosylformylglycinamidine synthase subunit PurS, translating into MHYKATIRVTLRPSVLDPAGVAVRSGLQQLGYTSVANVRIGKYVELELEADNDAEARHQVDRLCDQMLANPVIEVYKFEVAAFEAARR; encoded by the coding sequence ATGCACTACAAAGCAACCATCCGGGTAACGCTGCGTCCCTCCGTCCTCGATCCGGCGGGTGTGGCGGTGCGCTCCGGCCTGCAACAACTGGGGTACACCAGCGTCGCCAACGTGCGCATCGGCAAGTACGTCGAACTCGAACTGGAGGCGGACAACGACGCTGAAGCGCGCCACCAGGTCGACCGCCTGTGCGATCAGATGCTCGCCAACCCGGTAATCGAAGTCTACAAATTCGAAGTAGCGGCCTTCGAAGCGGCCCGGCGCTAG
- a CDS encoding phage holin family protein: MPVRQSEPSLKDLLTELVGQFEQLVVQHIRLARQEFTADGQKLAFHAGGVVLGLLLLVLGMAFAGVALLVGLQLVLPTWAAAIVVALLFLSSGSVIAAGSMRNLKRNSPGRAIEEAQETITWLIRRK, from the coding sequence ATGCCCGTGCGCCAGAGCGAACCGAGCCTCAAAGATCTGCTGACCGAACTGGTGGGCCAGTTCGAGCAATTGGTAGTCCAGCACATTCGCCTGGCCCGCCAGGAGTTCACCGCCGATGGCCAGAAGCTGGCCTTCCACGCGGGCGGGGTTGTGCTCGGGCTGCTCCTGTTGGTGCTCGGCATGGCCTTTGCCGGGGTGGCCTTGCTGGTGGGATTGCAACTGGTGCTACCGACCTGGGCGGCGGCGATCGTCGTCGCCTTGCTGTTTTTAAGTAGCGGCAGCGTCATCGCGGCGGGTTCGATGCGCAACCTCAAGCGCAACAGCCCGGGACGGGCCATCGAAGAAGCGCAGGAGACGATCACATGGCTGATTCGCAGGAAGTAA